The Erigeron canadensis isolate Cc75 chromosome 1, C_canadensis_v1, whole genome shotgun sequence genome segment CGAAGCATTTGACAAATATGAGGTATCAAATCGAGCAGAGGTAGATGAATGGAAGGAAGCTCtaacaatggcagctagcttaTCTGGATGGGATCTCAGTGACATGACAAATGGGTAAAGAATTATTTAACCCAACTTGATTAGGTGTTTTTGTGTCAACCAATTAATCTTGTAGCTCTATTAAAATTCGTCCTTTGTATCTTTTGTGAGCAGATATGAGTCCAAGTTCATTGATTGCATAACCAAAGATATCCGGAAAACGTTATGTTCTATGCCCTTGCATGTTGGTGAGAACCTAGTAGGTATAGATGCTCGTTTAAATAAACTGAACTTGGTGCGCTTTATTCGGTCAAGTAAGGTTAACATGATTGCAATTTGTGGGATTAGTGGAATGGGAAAGACTACCCTCGCCAAAGCTATTTATAACGAGATATATACCTACTTTGAGGGAAGTTGCTTTTGTGAGGATGTCTCAAAGCGGCATGACCTAACTCAAGTCCAAACGCAACTTGTTAATAAGATCATGAAAAGTGAAAATGTGAAGATAACCAATAATAGTGAAGGAGTTCAGGTGATAAAACAACGGGTAGCATGTGAACCGATCTTGGTTGTTTTGGATGATGTAGATCATCGTGAGCAGTTAGAAGCACTTGCAGGTTCATGTCACTGGTTTTGCCCAGGGAGTTTGATAGTTTTCACCGGTAAAGATAAATAGTTGCTAAGATCTCATGGAGTGGATGAAATCTACGAAATGAAGTTTTTAGATGATTCTGAAGGAATTAAGCTTTTTTCTTTGTACGCTTTTCGCCAAACATATCCTACACATGATTTCAACGACCTCGCCTACCAACTTGTGAAATATTTGCAAGGGCACCCTTTGGCGCTTAAAGTCATTGGTAGTGCTTTATTTGAAAAGCCCGCTCATATCTGGAGAAGTGAATTGGAGACACTCCAAATGTCTCTTAACTCAGAGATTCAACAAAAACTGCGACCAACTTTTGATTTGCTAGACTTTGATCAAAAAAGAATCTTTCTTGATATTGCTTGTTCCTTGATAGGGGAAAATATAGATCTTTCTGCAAGTGTACTCAGCATTAATTGTTCTGCGGTTGCTAATATTGATGTTCTAGTCAATAAATCTCTAATTGCAATATCACCATATGATTTCTCAATTCATATGCATGAATTGATTCGAAACATGGCAAGGGAAGTTCAGCGGCGTGAAGAATCAGACAGGCCTGTCCGATTATGGAGTCCATCAGAGGTTTACGCTCTACTTGGTGAAAACAAAGTATAAGAAATTATATATTCTTCTCTTTTTAATATAAGCTACATGTTTGGCTACTCAAACAGTCTAATGATATTATTACTTGTATCCAGgtaacaaaaataactaaagcAGTTGAAGTTCTTGTCCTTTTGTTACAGAATCCTGTTAAATCAGTTGAAATAAATTGTAAAGCTTTTTCTAAGATGAAAAAATTGCGGATTCTTAAAATTTGCCATCCAGGGCCAAAAATATTTGAACAATCATTTCAATTGAGCATGTTGACGGACTCCCGTGTGAACTTCTCAGGAAGTTTGGATTTTTTATCCAACGAGCTAAGATTGATTTATTGGCATGGATATCCTTTCAAGTCCTTTCCATCAAATTTTCATCCGGAGAATGTTGTTGCCATTGACTTGTCTTTCAGCAACATCATAAGTTTTTGGACAACACCTAAGGTATTTGCTTTTTCATATATGAGTTTCTTTGTTGACGGTCAACAATCTAATATATTTCCTTCTTGTCCTTGATTTTAGTGTTTTAGAAGATTGAAAGTGATGAATCTAAGGCACTGCCGTAACCTAGCAACTACACCAGACTTCACAGAGATGGTCAATCTCGAAAAGCTAATACTTGAAGGTTGTGTGAGTTTGGTTAAGCTTCACCCATCAATTGGAATGCACAGGAAACTTGTTATGTTAAATTTGAGAGACTGCATACATATTAGAAGTTTCCCCAGCAAAGTTGAAATGGATTCTCTTCAGGTTCTAATTCTCTCAGGGTGCTTAAATTTGGATAACCTGAATCAGGTGTCCGGTAATCTCAAGAGTTTGGAGAAGCTTTATGCTGATGGAACAGCCATAACAGGATTTCCTTCTTTCATCTCATCTCTAACCAACCTTC includes the following:
- the LOC122587669 gene encoding disease resistance protein Roq1-like, translated to MPRWKYDVFVSFRGEDIRKSFIDHLFKNFKQNGIHAFRDDSELPRGEEISPQLYKAIENSRFLIVIFSKNYASSSWCLRELVKILNAKQLEIPKHEVRILFYDVKPEVVRKQTKSYAEAFDKYEVSNRAEVDEWKEALTMAASLSGWDLSDMTNGYESKFIDCITKDIRKTLCSMPLHVGENLVGIDARLNKLNLVRFIRSSKVNMIAICGISGMGKTTLAKAIYNEIYTYFEGSCFCEDVSKRHDLTQVQTQLVNKIMKSENVKITNNSEGVQVIKQRVACEPILVVLDDVDHREQLEALAGSCHWFCPGSLIVFTGKDK
- the LOC122587676 gene encoding disease resistance protein RPP2B-like, which gives rise to MKFLDDSEGIKLFSLYAFRQTYPTHDFNDLAYQLVKYLQGHPLALKVIGSALFEKPAHIWRSELETLQMSLNSEIQQKLRPTFDLLDFDQKRIFLDIACSLIGENIDLSASVLSINCSAVANIDVLVNKSLIAISPYDFSIHMHELIRNMAREVQRREESDRPVRLWSPSEVYALLGENKVTKITKAVEVLVLLLQNPVKSVEINCKAFSKMKKLRILKICHPGPKIFEQSFQLSMLTDSRVNFSGSLDFLSNELRLIYWHGYPFKSFPSNFHPENVVAIDLSFSNIISFWTTPKCFRRLKVMNLRHCRNLATTPDFTEMVNLEKLILEGCVSLVKLHPSIGMHRKLVMLNLRDCIHIRSFPSKVEMDSLQVLILSGCLNLDNLNQVSGNLKSLEKLYADGTAITGFPSFISSLTNLQVLEIGTQMESSTLWTSIFQKQPQSLVLPSLESFPFLAKLKVINRNISQVRHDSGALLCLRHVSLKKCKTVFDFLEHFLEQHQYLGTLLLSTSQHIFSKTLPRLIHRQHNLHCYFTGCPCVHKPTSHASTNQLSIWIKYLGIQSRIRKFFRVSESRSSSRISGNRTPRSFTKTNNILEIIFYGNIIPRWFTNKSKGTNLKVELPPNWCYSKFKGYAFCVVFTLKESCIGPPGVSVNNFDGASLVEFRATLLESILIYDTDMMIWLCIMIPGFGWNKAKNFVTFSFGDNNEDVEVKECGVRLVCDDDEDFPEEKETILSMIQHLPPQTQPTGGYFRFSDNFGYTSFSW